In the Thermodesulfovibrio yellowstonii DSM 11347 genome, one interval contains:
- a CDS encoding prepilin-type N-terminal cleavage/methylation domain-containing protein produces MLKNQKGFTLIELAIVLVIIGIILGAVLKGKDLIENARTKKFISDVRQFEVLSWTFFDRKGYFPGAEKNDPIIDGNPYDDIVNKGKFTDAPTTNAINIGSYTFYVWLGNDNGTPKKNIIAVTNSNTTPAAFSDPELVYMEAFDTAVDGAVDGTTGRIRAATDATVNSASWLITSPTISGDWTSSTKALVYYFDRAP; encoded by the coding sequence ATGTTAAAAAATCAAAAAGGTTTTACTCTCATTGAATTAGCAATTGTCCTTGTCATTATTGGAATAATTCTTGGTGCGGTGTTAAAGGGGAAAGATCTGATTGAAAATGCAAGGACAAAGAAATTCATCAGTGATGTAAGGCAGTTTGAAGTTTTAAGCTGGACATTTTTTGACAGAAAGGGATATTTTCCGGGTGCTGAGAAAAATGATCCCATAATAGATGGTAATCCATATGATGATATTGTAAACAAAGGCAAATTTACTGACGCACCTACAACAAATGCTATAAATATTGGCTCCTATACCTTTTATGTATGGCTTGGAAATGATAATGGCACTCCAAAGAAAAATATAATCGCTGTTACAAATAGTAACACAACACCTGCTGCATTTTCTGATCCTGAGCTTGTTTATATGGAGGCATTTGATACAGCTGTTGATGGAGCAGTTGACGGAACAACAGGAAGAATACGAGCAGCAACAGATGCTACAGTGAATTCAGCTTCCTGGCTGATAACTTCACCAACAATTTCAGGAGACTGGACATCTTCAACCAAAGCCTTAGTTTATTACTTTGACAGAGCTCCATAG
- a CDS encoding MarC family protein, producing the protein MEILNTFLLTFIPLFVAIDAPGILPLYISLVEGVPDKERKHIARQSVITAFLVGTLFLFLGNFIFSLLGIKLEDFMIAGGILLLILSISDILRVKEKELTISDTLGVVPIGTPLLAGPATLTTLIILAGNYGYPIVIFSLSLNLLIAWVMLEKAEFVIKVMGIHGIKAFAKVMALLLSAIAVSLIKKGLTKILGVN; encoded by the coding sequence GTGGAGATTTTAAATACATTTTTACTTACATTTATACCCCTTTTTGTCGCGATAGATGCGCCAGGAATTCTGCCTTTGTATATTTCTTTGGTTGAAGGAGTTCCTGATAAAGAAAGAAAACACATTGCCCGTCAGTCAGTAATAACAGCATTTTTAGTAGGAACATTATTTCTCTTTCTTGGAAATTTTATATTCTCACTTCTTGGAATAAAACTTGAAGATTTTATGATAGCAGGAGGAATTCTTTTATTAATTCTTTCAATTTCAGATATTTTAAGAGTAAAAGAAAAAGAACTTACGATTAGTGATACACTCGGAGTTGTTCCAATTGGTACTCCTTTACTTGCAGGTCCTGCAACGCTCACAACTTTAATCATTCTTGCAGGAAACTATGGATATCCAATTGTAATTTTTTCACTTTCTCTGAATCTTTTGATTGCATGGGTAATGCTTGAAAAAGCAGAGTTTGTAATAAAAGTCATGGGAATTCATGGAATAAAAGCCTTTGCTAAAGTAATGGCACTTCTTTTAAGTGCAATTGCTGTAAGTCTTATTAAAAAAGGATTAACGAAGATTTTAGGAGTAAACTAA
- the cobO gene encoding cob(I)yrinic acid a,c-diamide adenosyltransferase produces MIHVYTGDGKGKTTAAVGLAIRAIGNGFRVLFVQFIKGVHTGEIEIFQKFPELIEIYRCSTGFVYKTPEESQMETVKECVKEIEKKLEKNTYDMVVFDELSVALSIGLLSREDVERLIQLSKKAELIITGRNAPDWLIERADLVTEMKKIKHYFDRGIKARKGIEY; encoded by the coding sequence ATGATTCATGTTTACACAGGTGATGGAAAAGGTAAAACAACAGCAGCAGTAGGGCTCGCTATAAGAGCAATTGGTAATGGTTTTAGAGTATTATTTGTTCAATTCATAAAAGGAGTTCACACAGGAGAGATTGAGATATTTCAAAAATTTCCAGAACTGATTGAGATTTACCGCTGTAGCACAGGTTTTGTATATAAAACTCCTGAAGAGTCTCAGATGGAAACTGTGAAAGAATGTGTTAAAGAAATTGAAAAAAAGCTTGAAAAAAATACCTATGATATGGTTGTTTTTGATGAACTTTCTGTTGCATTGAGCATCGGATTACTCAGCCGTGAAGATGTTGAAAGATTGATTCAGCTTTCAAAAAAAGCAGAGCTTATAATTACTGGCAGAAATGCTCCAGACTGGCTAATTGAACGAGCAGACCTTGTTACTGAAATGAAGAAAATAAAACATTACTTTGACAGAGGAATAAAAGCAAGAAAAGGGATTGAATACTGA
- the lpxK gene encoding tetraacyldisaccharide 4'-kinase, whose protein sequence is MNIFERIYLFFYLRKKKKDLKSQKKLPFPVISVGNLTVGGTGKTPFTIALAKELKKREYKPIILTRGYRGRLKGPLVVTEEMIARDVGDEPLMMAMEGLIVIKCPDRYSGGIYAIEKLGFTDKGRAVFIVDDGFQHWKLYRNVNILLIDGFKGFGNCCLIPCGPLRSPLTEITEADMVFITKKENNTIYQHIKDMGIKEVYFAPFKVEGIISMDGRKIEPAGQKVFAFAGIGNFQGFLTLLNGVGFKVGRYKKFIDHKKYSETTLKKILNLAAEAEVLVTTKKDFVKIKDFSNLPDSLCYMEISMEINSQTVDKIMDLMHNC, encoded by the coding sequence ATGAATATTTTTGAGAGAATTTATTTATTTTTTTATTTAAGAAAGAAGAAAAAAGATTTAAAGAGTCAAAAAAAACTACCCTTTCCTGTAATAAGCGTTGGAAATTTGACAGTTGGAGGCACTGGGAAAACCCCATTTACAATAGCCCTTGCTAAGGAGCTAAAAAAAAGAGAATACAAGCCCATTATTCTTACAAGAGGCTACAGAGGTAGACTTAAAGGTCCATTAGTGGTGACAGAGGAGATGATTGCTCGGGATGTTGGAGACGAACCTCTTATGATGGCTATGGAGGGGCTTATAGTGATAAAATGCCCTGACAGATACAGTGGTGGAATTTATGCAATTGAAAAATTAGGCTTTACTGACAAAGGCAGAGCGGTTTTTATAGTTGATGATGGATTTCAGCACTGGAAGCTTTACAGGAATGTGAATATTTTACTTATTGACGGATTTAAAGGATTTGGCAATTGTTGTTTAATTCCATGCGGTCCTCTCAGGTCGCCCCTCACCGAGATTACAGAGGCAGATATGGTTTTTATAACCAAAAAGGAAAATAATACAATCTATCAGCATATCAAAGATATGGGAATAAAAGAGGTCTATTTCGCTCCTTTTAAAGTTGAAGGAATAATCAGCATGGATGGTAGAAAAATTGAACCAGCAGGGCAGAAAGTTTTTGCCTTTGCAGGGATTGGGAACTTTCAAGGTTTCTTAACCCTTTTAAATGGTGTCGGATTTAAAGTTGGCAGATATAAAAAATTTATTGACCATAAAAAATACAGTGAAACAACATTAAAAAAGATTTTGAATCTTGCAGCAGAGGCTGAAGTTCTTGTTACAACAAAAAAAGATTTTGTAAAAATTAAAGATTTTAGCAATTTACCGGATAGTCTCTGCTATATGGAAATCTCTATGGAAATAAATAGCCAAACCGTTGACAAAATTATGGATTTAATGCATAATTGCTAA
- the recO gene encoding DNA repair protein RecO, with protein MHYSTEAIVLKNIPYGEADLIVTYLTKNYGLLNLFAKSPRKIKSRFGSSLEPLTYSQISFIGKEDNLQKIIQSDIIHPFQTIRENYRLFLQIANALRFLIQALPKKEPNSELFYLLLNTLLYLEKRIKPDNYILFLKVRGLSILGYLPDFKNCGVCRQELKEEFYYSSGFIICKKCSSSYHYSSSALPIPISQGVIKLLKEISTWTLNFLERVKISDKLFNEMEKFLQNHIFTVLGYNKTWDTEKNITAS; from the coding sequence ATGCACTATAGCACAGAAGCCATTGTCCTAAAGAACATTCCCTATGGTGAGGCGGATTTAATAGTAACTTATCTTACGAAGAATTATGGCCTTTTGAATCTTTTTGCTAAAAGTCCTCGTAAAATAAAAAGTAGATTTGGAAGTTCCCTTGAGCCTTTGACCTATTCCCAAATATCTTTTATTGGTAAAGAAGATAATCTTCAAAAGATTATTCAATCAGATATTATCCATCCTTTTCAGACAATCAGAGAAAACTACAGATTATTTCTACAGATAGCTAATGCTCTGAGATTTTTAATACAGGCTCTACCTAAGAAAGAACCAAATAGTGAACTTTTTTATCTCCTGCTTAATACGCTTCTTTATTTAGAAAAAAGAATAAAACCTGACAACTATATCCTCTTTCTAAAAGTTAGGGGATTAAGTATTTTGGGCTATCTTCCTGATTTTAAAAACTGTGGAGTTTGCAGACAAGAGTTAAAAGAAGAATTTTATTATTCCAGCGGATTTATTATCTGTAAAAAATGTTCTTCTTCATATCATTATTCATCTTCAGCTCTACCTATCCCTATATCTCAGGGAGTTATAAAACTGCTTAAGGAAATATCAACATGGACATTGAATTTTTTAGAAAGAGTAAAAATTTCGGATAAACTATTCAATGAAATGGAAAAATTTCTTCAGAACCATATTTTTACAGTCTTAGGGTATAATAAGACATGGGATACAGAGAAAAATATTACAGCCTCATAG
- a CDS encoding histidine phosphatase family protein translates to MNPTLVIYLLRHGETEGPKKVYKGHIDVPLSKIGEKQVEKVAQFLKNYIKKYELQPKIIYSSPLKRAVTSAEILSRALLVEVKSKNILKERNFGTWEGLSINDIVSLYPEEFERWRRDPLRFCPPQGESTIQVSKRASDALKEILKNHNGSQIFITAHGGINRVILCNILGMPLENIFRIEQEFACVNIIEFYESQPVVKLINGVFWRDEYF, encoded by the coding sequence ATGAATCCAACTCTGGTTATCTATCTATTAAGACACGGAGAAACAGAAGGACCGAAAAAGGTTTACAAAGGACACATTGATGTTCCTCTCAGTAAAATAGGGGAAAAGCAGGTGGAAAAAGTTGCGCAGTTTTTAAAAAACTATATAAAAAAATACGAACTTCAACCAAAGATTATTTATTCTTCACCTCTTAAAAGAGCTGTAACTTCAGCTGAGATTTTAAGTAGAGCGCTTTTAGTTGAAGTTAAATCAAAGAATATTCTTAAAGAGAGAAACTTTGGAACATGGGAAGGATTAAGCATTAATGATATAGTATCCCTATATCCTGAAGAATTTGAAAGATGGAGAAGAGATCCTCTTAGGTTCTGTCCTCCTCAGGGAGAAAGTACAATACAGGTAAGTAAGAGAGCCAGTGATGCGTTAAAAGAAATTTTGAAAAATCATAATGGTAGTCAAATTTTTATAACAGCTCATGGAGGAATAAATAGGGTTATATTATGTAATATTCTTGGTATGCCTCTGGAAAATATCTTCAGGATTGAGCAGGAATTTGCCTGCGTTAATATAATTGAATTTTATGAATCCCAGCCTGTTGTTAAGCTTATAAATGGAGTTTTCTGGAGGGATGAATATTTTTGA